In Aeromicrobium marinum DSM 15272, one genomic interval encodes:
- a CDS encoding M24 family metallopeptidase produces the protein MNRVARIQQLAVDRDLDAVLVTPGADLRYLTGYAAKPLERLTCLVVRRTGDPVLVAPELEVAAARAAGTDLEIAAWSETDDPFALVASLLPGARAIALDDQMWASRVLGLRDAMPEARQTLAGPLIGELRMRKDAAEIAALREAGEAIDRVHLRVSEWLRPGRSEREVGRDIAAAIVEEGHAQVDFVIVGSGPNGASPHHEVSDRVIRTGDPVVVDIGGTTAAGYCSDCTRNYVVGDEPPAAYLEAYAVLEAAQAAQRSAAGPGMPAEEVDRIGRAVITEAGYGDLFIHRTGHGIGTETHEEPYIVTGNTRLLEPGMAFSIEPGIYHEGQFGARIEDIVVCTDDGIEVLNTTDRGLVRLPA, from the coding sequence ATGAACCGTGTCGCCCGCATCCAGCAGCTCGCCGTCGACCGGGACCTGGACGCGGTGCTGGTCACGCCCGGCGCCGACCTGCGCTACCTCACCGGCTACGCGGCCAAGCCGTTGGAGCGCCTCACCTGCCTGGTGGTGCGTCGCACCGGCGATCCGGTCCTCGTGGCGCCGGAGCTGGAGGTCGCGGCCGCCCGCGCCGCCGGCACCGATCTCGAGATCGCGGCGTGGAGCGAGACCGACGACCCGTTCGCCCTGGTCGCGTCCCTCCTCCCGGGAGCCCGGGCGATCGCCCTCGACGACCAGATGTGGGCCTCGCGGGTGCTGGGTCTGCGCGACGCGATGCCCGAGGCGCGGCAGACCCTGGCGGGTCCGCTCATCGGCGAGCTCCGGATGCGCAAGGACGCTGCCGAGATCGCCGCCCTGCGCGAGGCCGGTGAGGCGATCGACCGGGTCCATCTCCGGGTGTCCGAGTGGCTGCGCCCCGGCCGCAGCGAGCGCGAGGTCGGCCGCGACATCGCGGCCGCCATCGTCGAGGAGGGACACGCGCAGGTCGACTTCGTCATCGTCGGGTCCGGACCCAACGGCGCGTCGCCGCACCACGAGGTCTCCGACCGGGTCATCAGGACCGGCGATCCGGTGGTGGTCGACATCGGCGGCACGACAGCGGCCGGCTACTGCTCGGACTGCACCCGCAACTACGTGGTGGGCGACGAGCCGCCCGCCGCCTACCTCGAGGCGTACGCCGTGCTGGAGGCGGCCCAGGCGGCCCAGCGGTCGGCGGCAGGCCCCGGGATGCCGGCCGAGGAGGTCGACCGGATCGGTCGGGCCGTGATCACCGAGGCGGGCTACGGCGACCTGTTCATCCATCGCACCGGTCACGGGATCGGCACCGAGACCCACGAGGAGCCCTACATCGTCACGGGCAACACCAGGCTCCTCGAGCCCGGCATGGCCTTCTCGATCGAGCCCGGCATCTACCACGAGGGGCAGTTCGGTGCGCGGATCGAGGACATCGTGGTCTGCACCGACGACGGCATCGAGGTGCTGAACACGACGGACCGCGGCCTGGTCCGGCTCCCCGCGTGA
- a CDS encoding 5'-3' exonuclease yields the protein MPGRLLLLDTASLYYRAFFGLPDTLKAPDGTVVNAVRGLVDFVATLVNREGAEAVVACWDDDWRPAWRVELVPTYKTQRLADGSSDAEQTPDDLSPQVPLIAEALTLLGIPVVGAPDAEADDVIGTLVDRWDGPVDVVTGDRDLFQLVDDAAAHRVLYTARGVSKLDEVDEAWIREKYDIDAARYVDYAVLRGDASDGLPGVAGIGEKTAAALLGAFGDLDGILAAAQDPSTAITPRPRRSLVEQADYVAAARQVVAVRRDLDLPEVAPLPRLTSGQVEEFREFATTWGLGGAADRVLTALQAESEL from the coding sequence ATGCCCGGCCGTCTGCTGCTGCTCGACACCGCCAGTCTCTACTACCGGGCCTTCTTCGGTCTGCCCGACACCTTGAAGGCTCCCGACGGCACGGTGGTGAACGCCGTCCGCGGGCTCGTCGACTTCGTCGCGACCCTCGTCAACCGCGAGGGCGCCGAGGCGGTGGTGGCCTGCTGGGACGACGACTGGCGCCCCGCGTGGAGGGTCGAGCTCGTCCCCACCTACAAGACGCAGCGACTGGCCGACGGGTCGTCGGACGCCGAACAGACCCCCGACGACCTGTCCCCCCAGGTCCCCCTGATCGCCGAGGCGCTCACCCTGCTCGGCATCCCGGTGGTCGGCGCTCCGGACGCCGAGGCCGACGACGTCATCGGGACGCTGGTCGACCGCTGGGACGGTCCGGTCGACGTCGTCACCGGCGACCGGGACCTGTTCCAGCTCGTCGACGACGCGGCCGCTCACCGGGTCCTGTACACCGCCCGGGGAGTGTCAAAGCTGGACGAGGTCGACGAGGCCTGGATCCGCGAGAAGTACGACATCGACGCGGCCCGCTACGTCGACTACGCCGTGCTGCGGGGTGACGCCTCGGACGGGCTTCCCGGAGTGGCGGGCATCGGGGAGAAGACCGCTGCCGCCCTGCTGGGGGCCTTCGGCGACCTCGACGGCATCCTGGCCGCCGCCCAGGACCCGTCCACCGCGATCACCCCTCGGCCGCGCCGGTCCCTCGTGGAGCAGGCCGACTACGTCGCCGCGGCGCGGCAGGTCGTGGCCGTGCGCCGCGACCTGGACCTCCCGGAGGTGGCCCCCCTCCCCCGCCTGACGTCCGGGCAGGTCGAGGAGTTCCGGGAGTTCGCCACCACGTGGGGGCTGGGCGGCGCCGCGGACCGCGTGCTGACGGCCCTTCAGGCCGAGAGCGAGCTGTAG
- a CDS encoding DEAD/DEAH box helicase: MSSPSELYARARADRQYPHLAEFRGAYPFALDQFQVDACRVVEDGHGVLVAAPTGSGKTIVGEFAVHLAIATGRKCFYTTPIKALSNQKFHDFGERYGEENVGLLTGDNSVNGEAPVVVMTTEVLRNMLYAGSRTLDGLGFVVMDEVHYLADRFRGVVWEEVIIGLPESVAIVSLSATVSNAEEFGDWLTEVRGDTVTIVEERRPVPLHQHVLVGRQMFPLFESADEGPRVNRQLERFAREDWQLGRMHQGRPKKGGHRPRTRHRTPSRVELVEKLAAEGLLPAICFVFSRAGCSAAVQQLSDARLILTTPDERQEIEATVDAACAHLPDEDLHVLGYHEFREALGRGVAAHHAGMLPTFKECVELLFSRGLVRVVFATETLALGINMPARSVVIEKLSKWNGETHAEISPGEYTQLTGRAGRRGIDVEGHAVVLWQAGLDPRQVAGLASTRTYPLNSSFMPSYNMAVNMVGQVGRSTARQLLEQSFAQFQADRAVVGLARQIRKAEDALEGYAESATCHLGDFMEYASMRREISDIEAAGAKQRRAAERDDVATSLQALKRGDIIQVPTGRWAGTAVVLDPGAPTDREGPRPMVLTAGRHARRLALVDFTVPVEPVGQLRIPKHFNPRNPQSRRDLAALLRDRTVDLRPHHARARREGPSGVDPRITELRRLIKEHPCHGCPDRESHARWAERYLKLERDTVGQRRRIETRTNTVARQFDRVCEVLDVLGYLEGDTVTPAGQRLQRLYGELDLVVSECLARGVWDGLEPSDLASVVSGLTYTSRVVEDAPPPRFGSRRAREVADEMTELHGELAHLERQHRLRFLRSPDFGFAEAVGRWVDGASLDEVLGLTDLAAGDFVRSMKQLIDVLAQVAVAAGDSPVRSSARRALEQLRHGVVSYSSLSA; encoded by the coding sequence ATGTCGAGCCCGTCGGAGCTGTACGCCCGTGCGCGGGCCGACCGCCAGTACCCGCACCTCGCGGAGTTCCGTGGCGCGTACCCCTTCGCCCTGGACCAGTTCCAGGTCGACGCGTGCCGCGTGGTCGAGGACGGGCACGGCGTCCTGGTCGCCGCGCCCACCGGGTCGGGCAAGACGATCGTGGGGGAGTTCGCGGTCCACCTGGCCATCGCCACGGGCCGCAAGTGCTTCTACACCACCCCCATCAAGGCCCTGTCGAACCAGAAGTTCCACGACTTCGGCGAGCGCTACGGCGAGGAGAACGTCGGGCTGCTGACCGGCGACAACAGCGTCAACGGCGAGGCGCCGGTGGTCGTCATGACCACCGAGGTGCTGCGCAACATGCTCTACGCCGGCTCCCGCACCCTGGACGGGCTCGGGTTCGTCGTCATGGACGAGGTGCACTACCTGGCCGACCGGTTCCGCGGCGTGGTGTGGGAGGAGGTCATCATCGGCCTCCCGGAGTCGGTGGCGATCGTCTCGCTGTCCGCGACGGTGTCCAACGCCGAGGAGTTCGGCGACTGGCTCACCGAGGTGCGCGGTGACACCGTCACGATCGTCGAGGAGCGCCGGCCCGTGCCGCTGCACCAGCACGTCCTGGTCGGCCGGCAGATGTTCCCCTTGTTCGAGTCCGCCGACGAGGGGCCCCGCGTCAACCGCCAGCTCGAGCGGTTCGCCCGCGAGGACTGGCAGCTCGGCCGCATGCACCAGGGTCGCCCCAAGAAGGGCGGCCACCGCCCACGGACGCGCCACCGCACCCCGAGCCGGGTCGAGCTGGTCGAGAAGCTCGCGGCCGAGGGACTGCTCCCGGCCATCTGCTTCGTGTTCAGCCGGGCCGGGTGCAGCGCCGCGGTGCAGCAGCTCTCGGACGCCCGGTTGATCCTCACCACGCCCGACGAGCGGCAGGAGATCGAGGCCACCGTCGACGCGGCGTGCGCCCACCTGCCCGACGAGGACCTACACGTGCTGGGCTACCACGAGTTCCGCGAGGCACTGGGGCGCGGCGTGGCCGCCCACCACGCCGGCATGCTGCCGACGTTCAAGGAGTGCGTGGAGCTGTTGTTCAGCCGCGGACTCGTGCGGGTCGTGTTCGCCACCGAGACCCTCGCGCTGGGCATCAACATGCCGGCCCGGTCCGTCGTCATCGAGAAGCTCTCGAAGTGGAACGGCGAGACCCACGCCGAGATCTCGCCGGGGGAGTACACCCAGCTCACCGGCCGCGCCGGCCGCCGGGGCATCGACGTCGAGGGGCACGCGGTGGTCCTGTGGCAGGCCGGGCTCGACCCGCGGCAGGTCGCGGGCCTGGCGTCGACCCGCACCTATCCGCTGAACTCCTCGTTCATGCCGTCGTACAACATGGCGGTCAACATGGTCGGCCAGGTGGGCCGGTCGACCGCGCGCCAGCTGCTGGAGCAGTCGTTCGCCCAGTTCCAGGCCGACCGTGCCGTGGTCGGCCTCGCCCGGCAGATCCGCAAGGCCGAGGACGCGCTCGAGGGGTACGCGGAGTCCGCGACCTGTCACCTCGGTGACTTCATGGAGTACGCGTCGATGCGGCGCGAGATCAGCGACATCGAGGCGGCGGGCGCCAAACAACGGCGGGCTGCCGAGCGCGACGACGTGGCCACGTCGCTGCAGGCCCTGAAGCGCGGCGACATCATCCAGGTCCCGACCGGTCGGTGGGCCGGCACCGCGGTGGTCCTCGACCCCGGCGCGCCCACGGACCGCGAGGGCCCTCGTCCGATGGTGCTGACCGCCGGACGGCACGCACGACGTCTGGCGCTGGTCGACTTCACCGTCCCGGTGGAGCCGGTCGGGCAGCTGCGCATCCCCAAGCACTTCAACCCCCGCAACCCCCAGTCCCGCCGTGACCTCGCCGCGCTGCTGCGCGACCGCACCGTCGACCTCCGACCGCACCATGCCCGCGCCCGTCGTGAAGGTCCCAGCGGCGTGGACCCCCGGATCACCGAGCTGCGGCGGCTCATCAAGGAGCACCCCTGCCACGGGTGCCCGGACCGCGAGTCGCACGCCCGCTGGGCCGAGCGCTACCTGAAGCTCGAACGGGACACGGTGGGTCAGCGCCGACGGATCGAGACCCGCACCAACACCGTCGCCCGGCAGTTCGACCGGGTGTGCGAGGTCCTGGACGTCCTCGGCTACCTCGAGGGCGACACCGTCACACCGGCCGGTCAGCGCCTGCAGCGCCTGTACGGCGAGCTGGACCTGGTGGTGAGCGAGTGTCTGGCGCGGGGCGTCTGGGACGGCCTCGAGCCGTCGGACCTCGCTTCGGTCGTCAGCGGACTCACCTACACTTCCCGGGTCGTGGAGGACGCGCCGCCGCCCCGCTTCGGCAGCCGGCGTGCGCGTGAGGTCGCCGACGAGATGACCGAGCTGCACGGGGAGCTGGCCCACCTCGAGCGCCAGCACCGACTGCGGTTCCTGCGCAGCCCGGACTTCGGTTTTGCCGAGGCCGTCGGACGGTGGGTCGACGGCGCCTCCCTCGACGAGGTGCTGGGACTCACCGACCTCGCCGCCGGCGACTTCGTGCGGTCGATGAAGCAGCTCATCGACGTGCTGGCACAGGTCGCGGTGGCCGCGGGGGACTCACCCGTGCGCTCGTCGGCCCGGCGGGCCCTGGAGCAGCTGCGCCACGGCGTGGTGTCCTACAGCTCGCTCTCGGCCTGA
- a CDS encoding YegS/Rv2252/BmrU family lipid kinase: protein MRCALVVNPHSGRRRGDEVAAAAHTRLTAAGAEVVVVRGADTSGARAHLETVIAGGLDAVVVVGGDGALHAVLDLVVRHDLLLGLLPAGTGNDTARSTGIPVGDATAAVDIVLAGHERRLDVARTGEGVHVMTVVASGFDSKVNERANAMRWPRGNMRYNLAIVAELRAFSPLPFSITLDDRVIEREAMLVAVGNGPSFGGGLRICEGAAMDDGLLDVCIINPVSKAKLLRVFPRLYRGTHVSLPEFERHRVRSVTLSSPGIVAYGDGERLGALPVSAEVVPGAVRLLSPVPSP, encoded by the coding sequence ATGCGCTGCGCGCTCGTCGTCAACCCGCACTCGGGTCGGCGACGCGGTGACGAGGTCGCGGCCGCCGCGCACACCCGGCTCACCGCGGCCGGTGCCGAGGTCGTGGTCGTCCGAGGCGCGGACACCTCCGGGGCCCGCGCCCACCTCGAGACCGTGATCGCGGGCGGCCTCGACGCCGTGGTCGTGGTGGGGGGCGACGGCGCGCTGCACGCGGTGCTCGACCTCGTGGTGCGGCACGACCTGCTGCTGGGGCTCCTCCCGGCGGGCACCGGCAACGACACGGCCCGCTCCACCGGCATCCCCGTGGGTGACGCGACGGCGGCGGTCGACATCGTCCTGGCCGGTCACGAGCGGAGGCTCGACGTGGCCCGCACCGGGGAGGGCGTCCACGTCATGACGGTGGTCGCCTCCGGCTTCGACTCCAAGGTCAACGAGCGCGCGAACGCGATGCGGTGGCCGCGCGGCAACATGCGCTACAACCTGGCCATCGTCGCCGAGCTGAGGGCCTTCAGCCCTCTGCCGTTCTCGATCACGCTCGACGACCGGGTGATCGAGCGCGAGGCCATGCTGGTGGCCGTCGGCAATGGTCCGTCGTTCGGGGGAGGCCTGCGGATCTGCGAAGGCGCCGCGATGGATGACGGCCTGCTCGACGTGTGCATCATCAATCCCGTCAGCAAGGCCAAGCTGCTGCGGGTGTTCCCGCGGTTGTACCGGGGGACCCACGTGTCCCTGCCGGAGTTCGAGCGGCACCGGGTGCGGTCGGTGACGCTCTCGTCACCCGGCATCGTGGCCTACGGGGACGGGGAACGCCTCGGTGCCCTGCCGGTGTCGGCCGAGGTGGTGCCGGGCGCCGTGCGCCTGCTGTCGCCTGTGCCGTCCCCGTAG
- the tatC gene encoding twin-arginine translocase subunit TatC, with product MPLMSHLRELRNRLFKGVLAIVVGTVIGFVFYEPILQFLTQPYNAIAPDLIGRGIDTSLVITGIGGALQFQLKISVVAGILMASPVWIWQIWAFVLPAMHRHERRWALLLTGTGVPLFIAGAALAYVVLPKAIVVLIGFVPDGFENLVSGAEYYDFVLRMMLVFGVAAEIPLVVILLNRLGVVSSQQLVAARSWTIIGIFVFSAIATPSTDPISMLFLAVPMSVLYLISETIARITDRRRARAAGEELADDELSSLD from the coding sequence ATGCCGCTCATGTCCCACCTGCGTGAGCTGCGCAACCGGTTGTTCAAGGGCGTGCTGGCGATCGTGGTCGGCACCGTCATCGGCTTCGTGTTCTACGAGCCGATCCTGCAGTTCCTCACGCAGCCGTACAACGCGATCGCACCGGACCTCATCGGCCGGGGGATCGACACCAGCCTGGTCATCACCGGCATCGGCGGGGCCCTGCAGTTCCAGCTCAAGATCTCCGTCGTCGCCGGGATCCTCATGGCCAGCCCGGTGTGGATCTGGCAGATCTGGGCCTTCGTGCTCCCGGCGATGCACCGGCACGAGCGCCGGTGGGCGCTGCTGCTCACCGGCACCGGGGTGCCGCTGTTCATCGCCGGCGCCGCCTTGGCCTACGTGGTGCTGCCCAAGGCGATCGTCGTCCTGATCGGCTTCGTGCCCGACGGCTTCGAGAACCTCGTCAGCGGTGCGGAGTACTACGACTTCGTGCTGCGCATGATGCTGGTGTTCGGCGTCGCCGCCGAGATCCCCCTGGTGGTGATCCTGCTCAACCGGCTCGGCGTGGTCAGCAGCCAGCAGCTGGTCGCCGCCCGGTCGTGGACGATCATCGGCATCTTCGTCTTCTCGGCGATCGCGACCCCCAGCACCGACCCGATCTCGATGCTGTTCCTCGCCGTGCCCATGTCGGTGCTGTACCTGATCTCCGAGACGATCGCCCGGATCACCGACCGGCGCCGGGCCCGGGCCGCCGGCGAGGAGCTGGCGGACGACGAGCTGTCGAGTCTCGATTGA